From Loxodonta africana isolate mLoxAfr1 chromosome 2, mLoxAfr1.hap2, whole genome shotgun sequence, the proteins below share one genomic window:
- the LOC100672686 gene encoding olfactory receptor 2W3 encodes MMDGTNDSSQSHFILLGFSDRPHLERTLFVVILIAYLLTLVGNTTIILVSQLDPHLHTPMYFFLTHLSFLDLSFTTSSIPQLLYNLNGCDKTISYTGCAIQLFLFLGLGGVECLLLAVMAYDRFVAICKPLYYMVIMNPRLCLGLVLVAWGCGVANSLVMSPVTLHLPRCGRRHVDHFLCEMPALIRMACINTVAIEGTVFVLAVGIVLSPLVFILISYGYIVRAVLQIQSASGRQKVFNTCGSHLTVVSLFYGNIIYMYMQPGNKSSQDQGKFLTLFYNIVTPLLNPLIYTLRNKEVKGALRRLLLGNREVGKG; translated from the coding sequence ATGATGGATGGCACCAATGACAGCTCCCAAAGCCATTTCATCCTTTTGGGGTTTTCTGACCGTCCCCATCTAGAGAGAACCCTTTTTGTGGTCATCTTGATTGCCTATCTCCTGACCCTTGTGGGCAACACCACCATCATCCTGGTGTCTCAGCTGGACCctcacctccacacccccatgtacttctttctcacCCACCTCTCCTTCCTGGACCTCAGTTTCACCACCAGCTCCATCCCCCAGTTGCTCTACAACCTTAATGGATGTGACAAGACCATCAGCTACACTGGTTGTGCCATCCAGCTCTTTCTATTCCTGGGTCTGGGTGGTGTAGAGTGCCTGCTTCTGGCTGTCATGGCGTATGACAGATTTGttgccatctgcaagcccctatACTACATGGTGATCATGAATCCGCGGCTCTGCCTGGGCTTGGTGTTGGTAGCCTGGGGCTGTGGGGTAGCCAACTCCTTAGTCATGTCTCCAGTGACCCTGCACTTACCCCGCTGTGGGCGCCGTCATGTGGACCACTTTCTGTGTGAGATGCCAGCCCTAATCCGGATGGCTTGCATCAATACCGTGGCCATCGAAGGCACTGTCTTTGTCCTGGCGGTGGGCATAGTGCTTTCAcctttggtttttatcctgatctCGTATGGCTACATAGTGAGGGCTGTGCTACAAATTCAGTCAGCATCAGGGAGGCAAAAGGTCTTTAACACTTGTGGCTCCCATCTCACTGTGGTCTCACTTTTCTATGGAAACATCATTTACATGTATATGCAACCAGGAAATAAATCCTCCCAAGACCAGGGCAAATTCCTCACCCTCTTCTACAACATTGTCACCCCGCTCCTGAACCCACTGATCTACACCCTCAGAAACAAAGAGGTGAAAGGGGCACTGAGGAGGCTGCTACTGGGTAATAGAGAGGTAGGAAAGGGGTAA